From a region of the Syngnathus scovelli strain Florida chromosome 19, RoL_Ssco_1.2, whole genome shotgun sequence genome:
- the ago4 gene encoding protein argonaute-4 isoform X2: MEALGPGPPAPTSLFQPPRRPGLGTVGKPIRLLANHFQVQIPKIDVYHYDIDIKPEKRPRRVNREVVDTMVRHFKMQIFGDRQPGYDGKRNMYTAHPLPIGRDRVDLEVTLPGEGKDQTFKVSLQWVSVVSLQMLLEALSGHLNEVPEDSVQALDVITRHLPSMRYTPVGRSFFSPPEGYYHPLGGGREVWFGFHQSVRPAMWNMMLNIDVSATAFYRAQPVIEFMCEVLDIQNINEQTKPLTDSQRVKFTKEIRVFFPCALTGLKVEVTHCGQMKRKYRVCNVTRRPASHQTFPLQLENGQAMECTVAQYFKQKYNLQLKYPHLPCLQVGQEQKHTYLPLEVCNIVAGQRCIKKLTDNQTSTMIKATARSAPDRQEEISRLVKSNSMVGGPDPYLKEFGIVVHNDMTEVTGRVLPAPMLQYGGRVSTDTGRDCGRNKTVATPNQGVWDMRGKQFYAGIEIKVWAVACFAPQKQCREDLLKSFTDQLRKISKDAGMPIQGQPCFCKYAQGADSVEPMFKHLKMSYVGLQLIVVILPGKTPVYAEVKRVGDTLLGMATQCVQVKNVVKTSPQTLSNLCLKINAKLGGINNVLVPHQRPSVFQQPVIFLGADVTHPPAGDGKKPSIAAVVGSMDGHPSRYCATVRVQTSRQDMSQEQLFSQEVIQDLTNMVRELLIQFYKSTRFKPTRIIYYRGGVSEGQMKQVAWPELIAIRKACISLEEDYRPGITYIVVQKRHHTRLFCSDKAERVGKSGNVPAGTTVDSTITHPSEFDFYLCSHAGIQGTSRPSHYHVLWDDNCFTADELQLLTYQLCHTYVRCTRSVSIPAPAYYARLVAFRARYHLVDKDHDSAEGSHVSGQSNGRDPQALAKAVQIHYDTQHTMYFA, from the exons ATGGAAGCGCTCGGACCCG GCCCGCCTGCTCCTACCTCTCTGTTCCAGCCTCCGCGGCGTCCCGGCCTTGGCACGGTGGGGAAACCCATCCGTCTCCTGGCCAACCACTTCCAAGTGCAGATTCCCAAGATTGATGTCTATCATTATGATATTGACAtcaagcctgagaaacggccgcGGAGGGTCAACAG GGAGGTGGTGGACACCATGGTGCGGCACTTCAAAATGCAAATTTTTGGAGATCGACAACCTGGCTATGATGGGAAGAGGAACATGTACACAGCGCACCCACTGCCGATTGGGAGGGACAGG GTGGATTTGGAGGTGACCCTACCTGGCGAAGGCAAAGATCAAACCTTCAAGGTTTCCTTGCAGTGGGTGTCTGTGGTCAGCCTCCAGATGCTCCTCGAAGCGTTGTCCGGACACCTGAACGAAGTCCCGGAGGACTCCGTTCAGGCTCTGGATGTCATCACGCGGCATCTCCCTTCCATGAG ATACACTCCAGTGGGGCgttccttcttttctcctcctGAGGGCTACTACCATCCTTTAGGTGGAGGCAGGGAAGTGTGGTTCGGTTTCCATCAGTCCGTCCGTCCCGCCATGTGGAACATGATGCTTAACATCGACG TGTCGGCCACTGCTTTCTACCGTGCCCAGCCTGTTATCGAGTTCATGTGCGAAGTTTTAGATATCCAGAACATCAACGAACAAACCAAACCCCTGACTGATTCGCAGCGTGTCAAATTTACCAAGGAAATTAGAG ttttttttccttgcgcTTTGACAGGATTAAAAGTGGAGGTCACCCACTGTGGCCAGATGAAGAGGAAGTACCGAGTGTGCAACGTCACCCGCCGACCGGCTAGCCACCAAAC GTTCCCCTTACAGCTGGAGAATGGCCAGGCAATGGAGTGCACCGTCGCCCAGTATTttaagcagaagtacaatctgcAACTCAAGTATCCTCATTTGCCCTGTCTGCAAGTAGGACAGGAACAGAAGCACACTTATCTGCCATTGGAG GTCTGCAACATTGTAGCCGGACAACGCTGTATCAAGAAACTCACAGACAACCAGACGTCTACTATGATCAAAGCTACCGCTCGTTCCGCCCCTGATAGACAAGAAGAGATCAGCAGACTG GTCAAAAGCAACAGCATGGTCGGGGGTCCGGACCCGTACCTGAAAGAATTTGGCATTGTGGTTCATAATGACATGACCGAGGTGACCGGACGAGTGCTCCCCGCTCCCATGCTACAGTATGGGGGCCGGGTGAGTACAGATACAGGGAGGGACTGCGGCAGG AATAAAACGGTGGCCACGCCCAATCAGGGCGTCTGGGATATGAGAGGCAAGCAGTTCTACGCCGGGATCGAGATCAAGGTCTGGGCCGTGGCTTGCTTCGCGCCGCAGAAACAATGCAGAGAGGATCTGCTCAA GAGCTTCACTGACCAATTGCGTAAGATCTCAAAGGATGCCGGGATGCCCATTCAGGGCCAGCCATGTTTCTGTAAATACGCCCAAGGGGCGGATAGTGTGGAGCCCATGTTTAAACACCTCAAGATGTCCTACGTCGGGCTGCAGCTCATTGTTGTCATCCTGCCTGGAAAAACACCCGTCTATG CTGAGGTGAAGCGTGTGGGGGACACTCTCCTCGGAATGGCCACCCAGTGTGTTCAGGTGAAGAATGTGGTCAAGACGTCCCCGCAAACGCTCTCCAACCTCTGCCTCAAGATCAATGCCAAGCTGGGAGGCATCAACAACGTCCTGGTGCCGCACCAGAG GCCGTCCGTGTTCCAGCAGCCCGTCATCTTCCTGGGCGCAGATGTCACTCATCCCCCAGCAGGTGATGGCAAGAAACCATCCATAGCGGCGGTGGTGGGCAGCATGGACGGCCACCCGAGCCGTTACTGCGCCACAGTTCGAGTCCAGACGTCCCGTCAAGACATGTCCCAG GAGCAGCTCTTCAGTCAGGAGGTCATTCAAGACCTGACCAACATGGTGCGGGAGCTACTGATCCAGTTTTACAAGTCCACACGCTTCAAGCCAACCCGTATCATCTATTATCGCGGCGGTGTGTCTGAAGGCCAGATGAAACAG gtcgctTGGCCGGAGTTGATAGCCATCAGGAAGGCGTGCATCAGTCTGGAGGAGGACTACCGGCCGGGTATTACCTACATTGTGGTCCAGAAGCGCCATCACACTCGTCTTTTCTGCTCTGATAAAGCTGAGAGG gttgGGAAGAGTGGCAACGTACCAGCCGGCACCACGGTGGACAGCACCATCACGCATCCGTCCGAGTTTGATTTCTATCTGTGCAGCCACGCTGGAATTCAG GGTACCAGTCGTCCATCCCACTACCACGTCCTGTGGGACGACAACTGTTTCACGGCCGACGAACTGCAGCTTCTCACCTACCAGCTGTGCCACACTTACGTCCGCTGCACGCGCTCCGTCTCCATCCCGGCGCCCGCTTACTACGCCAGGCTGGTGGCTTTCCGGGCTCGATACCATCTGGTGGACAAAGACCATGACAG tgCTGAGGGAAGCCATGTGTCAGGCCAGAGTAACGGCCGTGACCCTCAGGCTTTAGCCAAGGCGGTTCAGATCCACTATGACACCCAGCACACCATGTACTTCGCCTAA
- the ago4 gene encoding protein argonaute-4 isoform X1, with product MEALGPGPPAPTSLFQPPRRPGLGTVGKPIRLLANHFQVQIPKIDVYHYDIDIKPEKRPRRVNREVVDTMVRHFKMQIFGDRQPGYDGKRNMYTAHPLPIGRDRVDLEVTLPGEGKDQTFKVSLQWVSVVSLQMLLEALSGHLNEVPEDSVQALDVITRHLPSMRYTPVGRSFFSPPEGYYHPLGGGREVWFGFHQSVRPAMWNMMLNIDVSATAFYRAQPVIEFMCEVLDIQNINEQTKPLTDSQRVKFTKEIRVFFPCALTGLKVEVTHCGQMKRKYRVCNVTRRPASHQTFPLQLENGQAMECTVAQYFKQKYNLQLKYPHLPCLQVGQEQKHTYLPLEVCNIVAGQRCIKKLTDNQTSTMIKATARSAPDRQEEISRLVKSNSMVGGPDPYLKEFGIVVHNDMTEVTGRVLPAPMLQYGGRVSTDTGRDCGRGLSPQNKTVATPNQGVWDMRGKQFYAGIEIKVWAVACFAPQKQCREDLLKSFTDQLRKISKDAGMPIQGQPCFCKYAQGADSVEPMFKHLKMSYVGLQLIVVILPGKTPVYAEVKRVGDTLLGMATQCVQVKNVVKTSPQTLSNLCLKINAKLGGINNVLVPHQRPSVFQQPVIFLGADVTHPPAGDGKKPSIAAVVGSMDGHPSRYCATVRVQTSRQDMSQEQLFSQEVIQDLTNMVRELLIQFYKSTRFKPTRIIYYRGGVSEGQMKQVAWPELIAIRKACISLEEDYRPGITYIVVQKRHHTRLFCSDKAERVGKSGNVPAGTTVDSTITHPSEFDFYLCSHAGIQGTSRPSHYHVLWDDNCFTADELQLLTYQLCHTYVRCTRSVSIPAPAYYARLVAFRARYHLVDKDHDSAEGSHVSGQSNGRDPQALAKAVQIHYDTQHTMYFA from the exons ATGGAAGCGCTCGGACCCG GCCCGCCTGCTCCTACCTCTCTGTTCCAGCCTCCGCGGCGTCCCGGCCTTGGCACGGTGGGGAAACCCATCCGTCTCCTGGCCAACCACTTCCAAGTGCAGATTCCCAAGATTGATGTCTATCATTATGATATTGACAtcaagcctgagaaacggccgcGGAGGGTCAACAG GGAGGTGGTGGACACCATGGTGCGGCACTTCAAAATGCAAATTTTTGGAGATCGACAACCTGGCTATGATGGGAAGAGGAACATGTACACAGCGCACCCACTGCCGATTGGGAGGGACAGG GTGGATTTGGAGGTGACCCTACCTGGCGAAGGCAAAGATCAAACCTTCAAGGTTTCCTTGCAGTGGGTGTCTGTGGTCAGCCTCCAGATGCTCCTCGAAGCGTTGTCCGGACACCTGAACGAAGTCCCGGAGGACTCCGTTCAGGCTCTGGATGTCATCACGCGGCATCTCCCTTCCATGAG ATACACTCCAGTGGGGCgttccttcttttctcctcctGAGGGCTACTACCATCCTTTAGGTGGAGGCAGGGAAGTGTGGTTCGGTTTCCATCAGTCCGTCCGTCCCGCCATGTGGAACATGATGCTTAACATCGACG TGTCGGCCACTGCTTTCTACCGTGCCCAGCCTGTTATCGAGTTCATGTGCGAAGTTTTAGATATCCAGAACATCAACGAACAAACCAAACCCCTGACTGATTCGCAGCGTGTCAAATTTACCAAGGAAATTAGAG ttttttttccttgcgcTTTGACAGGATTAAAAGTGGAGGTCACCCACTGTGGCCAGATGAAGAGGAAGTACCGAGTGTGCAACGTCACCCGCCGACCGGCTAGCCACCAAAC GTTCCCCTTACAGCTGGAGAATGGCCAGGCAATGGAGTGCACCGTCGCCCAGTATTttaagcagaagtacaatctgcAACTCAAGTATCCTCATTTGCCCTGTCTGCAAGTAGGACAGGAACAGAAGCACACTTATCTGCCATTGGAG GTCTGCAACATTGTAGCCGGACAACGCTGTATCAAGAAACTCACAGACAACCAGACGTCTACTATGATCAAAGCTACCGCTCGTTCCGCCCCTGATAGACAAGAAGAGATCAGCAGACTG GTCAAAAGCAACAGCATGGTCGGGGGTCCGGACCCGTACCTGAAAGAATTTGGCATTGTGGTTCATAATGACATGACCGAGGTGACCGGACGAGTGCTCCCCGCTCCCATGCTACAGTATGGGGGCCGGGTGAGTACAGATACAGGGAGGGACTGCGGCAGG GGACTCTCTCCGCAGAATAAAACGGTGGCCACGCCCAATCAGGGCGTCTGGGATATGAGAGGCAAGCAGTTCTACGCCGGGATCGAGATCAAGGTCTGGGCCGTGGCTTGCTTCGCGCCGCAGAAACAATGCAGAGAGGATCTGCTCAA GAGCTTCACTGACCAATTGCGTAAGATCTCAAAGGATGCCGGGATGCCCATTCAGGGCCAGCCATGTTTCTGTAAATACGCCCAAGGGGCGGATAGTGTGGAGCCCATGTTTAAACACCTCAAGATGTCCTACGTCGGGCTGCAGCTCATTGTTGTCATCCTGCCTGGAAAAACACCCGTCTATG CTGAGGTGAAGCGTGTGGGGGACACTCTCCTCGGAATGGCCACCCAGTGTGTTCAGGTGAAGAATGTGGTCAAGACGTCCCCGCAAACGCTCTCCAACCTCTGCCTCAAGATCAATGCCAAGCTGGGAGGCATCAACAACGTCCTGGTGCCGCACCAGAG GCCGTCCGTGTTCCAGCAGCCCGTCATCTTCCTGGGCGCAGATGTCACTCATCCCCCAGCAGGTGATGGCAAGAAACCATCCATAGCGGCGGTGGTGGGCAGCATGGACGGCCACCCGAGCCGTTACTGCGCCACAGTTCGAGTCCAGACGTCCCGTCAAGACATGTCCCAG GAGCAGCTCTTCAGTCAGGAGGTCATTCAAGACCTGACCAACATGGTGCGGGAGCTACTGATCCAGTTTTACAAGTCCACACGCTTCAAGCCAACCCGTATCATCTATTATCGCGGCGGTGTGTCTGAAGGCCAGATGAAACAG gtcgctTGGCCGGAGTTGATAGCCATCAGGAAGGCGTGCATCAGTCTGGAGGAGGACTACCGGCCGGGTATTACCTACATTGTGGTCCAGAAGCGCCATCACACTCGTCTTTTCTGCTCTGATAAAGCTGAGAGG gttgGGAAGAGTGGCAACGTACCAGCCGGCACCACGGTGGACAGCACCATCACGCATCCGTCCGAGTTTGATTTCTATCTGTGCAGCCACGCTGGAATTCAG GGTACCAGTCGTCCATCCCACTACCACGTCCTGTGGGACGACAACTGTTTCACGGCCGACGAACTGCAGCTTCTCACCTACCAGCTGTGCCACACTTACGTCCGCTGCACGCGCTCCGTCTCCATCCCGGCGCCCGCTTACTACGCCAGGCTGGTGGCTTTCCGGGCTCGATACCATCTGGTGGACAAAGACCATGACAG tgCTGAGGGAAGCCATGTGTCAGGCCAGAGTAACGGCCGTGACCCTCAGGCTTTAGCCAAGGCGGTTCAGATCCACTATGACACCCAGCACACCATGTACTTCGCCTAA
- the ago4 gene encoding protein argonaute-4 isoform X4 — protein sequence MEALGPGPPAPTSLFQPPRRPGLGTVGKPIRLLANHFQVQIPKIDVYHYDIDIKPEKRPRRVNREVVDTMVRHFKMQIFGDRQPGYDGKRNMYTAHPLPIGRDRVDLEVTLPGEGKDQTFKVSLQWVSVVSLQMLLEALSGHLNEVPEDSVQALDVITRHLPSMRYTPVGRSFFSPPEGYYHPLGGGREVWFGFHQSVRPAMWNMMLNIDVSATAFYRAQPVIEFMCEVLDIQNINEQTKPLTDSQRVKFTKEIRGLKVEVTHCGQMKRKYRVCNVTRRPASHQTFPLQLENGQAMECTVAQYFKQKYNLQLKYPHLPCLQVGQEQKHTYLPLEVCNIVAGQRCIKKLTDNQTSTMIKATARSAPDRQEEISRLVKSNSMVGGPDPYLKEFGIVVHNDMTEVTGRVLPAPMLQYGGRVSTDTGRDCGRNKTVATPNQGVWDMRGKQFYAGIEIKVWAVACFAPQKQCREDLLKSFTDQLRKISKDAGMPIQGQPCFCKYAQGADSVEPMFKHLKMSYVGLQLIVVILPGKTPVYAEVKRVGDTLLGMATQCVQVKNVVKTSPQTLSNLCLKINAKLGGINNVLVPHQRPSVFQQPVIFLGADVTHPPAGDGKKPSIAAVVGSMDGHPSRYCATVRVQTSRQDMSQEQLFSQEVIQDLTNMVRELLIQFYKSTRFKPTRIIYYRGGVSEGQMKQVAWPELIAIRKACISLEEDYRPGITYIVVQKRHHTRLFCSDKAERVGKSGNVPAGTTVDSTITHPSEFDFYLCSHAGIQGTSRPSHYHVLWDDNCFTADELQLLTYQLCHTYVRCTRSVSIPAPAYYARLVAFRARYHLVDKDHDSAEGSHVSGQSNGRDPQALAKAVQIHYDTQHTMYFA from the exons ATGGAAGCGCTCGGACCCG GCCCGCCTGCTCCTACCTCTCTGTTCCAGCCTCCGCGGCGTCCCGGCCTTGGCACGGTGGGGAAACCCATCCGTCTCCTGGCCAACCACTTCCAAGTGCAGATTCCCAAGATTGATGTCTATCATTATGATATTGACAtcaagcctgagaaacggccgcGGAGGGTCAACAG GGAGGTGGTGGACACCATGGTGCGGCACTTCAAAATGCAAATTTTTGGAGATCGACAACCTGGCTATGATGGGAAGAGGAACATGTACACAGCGCACCCACTGCCGATTGGGAGGGACAGG GTGGATTTGGAGGTGACCCTACCTGGCGAAGGCAAAGATCAAACCTTCAAGGTTTCCTTGCAGTGGGTGTCTGTGGTCAGCCTCCAGATGCTCCTCGAAGCGTTGTCCGGACACCTGAACGAAGTCCCGGAGGACTCCGTTCAGGCTCTGGATGTCATCACGCGGCATCTCCCTTCCATGAG ATACACTCCAGTGGGGCgttccttcttttctcctcctGAGGGCTACTACCATCCTTTAGGTGGAGGCAGGGAAGTGTGGTTCGGTTTCCATCAGTCCGTCCGTCCCGCCATGTGGAACATGATGCTTAACATCGACG TGTCGGCCACTGCTTTCTACCGTGCCCAGCCTGTTATCGAGTTCATGTGCGAAGTTTTAGATATCCAGAACATCAACGAACAAACCAAACCCCTGACTGATTCGCAGCGTGTCAAATTTACCAAGGAAATTAGAG GATTAAAAGTGGAGGTCACCCACTGTGGCCAGATGAAGAGGAAGTACCGAGTGTGCAACGTCACCCGCCGACCGGCTAGCCACCAAAC GTTCCCCTTACAGCTGGAGAATGGCCAGGCAATGGAGTGCACCGTCGCCCAGTATTttaagcagaagtacaatctgcAACTCAAGTATCCTCATTTGCCCTGTCTGCAAGTAGGACAGGAACAGAAGCACACTTATCTGCCATTGGAG GTCTGCAACATTGTAGCCGGACAACGCTGTATCAAGAAACTCACAGACAACCAGACGTCTACTATGATCAAAGCTACCGCTCGTTCCGCCCCTGATAGACAAGAAGAGATCAGCAGACTG GTCAAAAGCAACAGCATGGTCGGGGGTCCGGACCCGTACCTGAAAGAATTTGGCATTGTGGTTCATAATGACATGACCGAGGTGACCGGACGAGTGCTCCCCGCTCCCATGCTACAGTATGGGGGCCGGGTGAGTACAGATACAGGGAGGGACTGCGGCAGG AATAAAACGGTGGCCACGCCCAATCAGGGCGTCTGGGATATGAGAGGCAAGCAGTTCTACGCCGGGATCGAGATCAAGGTCTGGGCCGTGGCTTGCTTCGCGCCGCAGAAACAATGCAGAGAGGATCTGCTCAA GAGCTTCACTGACCAATTGCGTAAGATCTCAAAGGATGCCGGGATGCCCATTCAGGGCCAGCCATGTTTCTGTAAATACGCCCAAGGGGCGGATAGTGTGGAGCCCATGTTTAAACACCTCAAGATGTCCTACGTCGGGCTGCAGCTCATTGTTGTCATCCTGCCTGGAAAAACACCCGTCTATG CTGAGGTGAAGCGTGTGGGGGACACTCTCCTCGGAATGGCCACCCAGTGTGTTCAGGTGAAGAATGTGGTCAAGACGTCCCCGCAAACGCTCTCCAACCTCTGCCTCAAGATCAATGCCAAGCTGGGAGGCATCAACAACGTCCTGGTGCCGCACCAGAG GCCGTCCGTGTTCCAGCAGCCCGTCATCTTCCTGGGCGCAGATGTCACTCATCCCCCAGCAGGTGATGGCAAGAAACCATCCATAGCGGCGGTGGTGGGCAGCATGGACGGCCACCCGAGCCGTTACTGCGCCACAGTTCGAGTCCAGACGTCCCGTCAAGACATGTCCCAG GAGCAGCTCTTCAGTCAGGAGGTCATTCAAGACCTGACCAACATGGTGCGGGAGCTACTGATCCAGTTTTACAAGTCCACACGCTTCAAGCCAACCCGTATCATCTATTATCGCGGCGGTGTGTCTGAAGGCCAGATGAAACAG gtcgctTGGCCGGAGTTGATAGCCATCAGGAAGGCGTGCATCAGTCTGGAGGAGGACTACCGGCCGGGTATTACCTACATTGTGGTCCAGAAGCGCCATCACACTCGTCTTTTCTGCTCTGATAAAGCTGAGAGG gttgGGAAGAGTGGCAACGTACCAGCCGGCACCACGGTGGACAGCACCATCACGCATCCGTCCGAGTTTGATTTCTATCTGTGCAGCCACGCTGGAATTCAG GGTACCAGTCGTCCATCCCACTACCACGTCCTGTGGGACGACAACTGTTTCACGGCCGACGAACTGCAGCTTCTCACCTACCAGCTGTGCCACACTTACGTCCGCTGCACGCGCTCCGTCTCCATCCCGGCGCCCGCTTACTACGCCAGGCTGGTGGCTTTCCGGGCTCGATACCATCTGGTGGACAAAGACCATGACAG tgCTGAGGGAAGCCATGTGTCAGGCCAGAGTAACGGCCGTGACCCTCAGGCTTTAGCCAAGGCGGTTCAGATCCACTATGACACCCAGCACACCATGTACTTCGCCTAA
- the ago4 gene encoding protein argonaute-4 isoform X3 has translation MEALGPGPPAPTSLFQPPRRPGLGTVGKPIRLLANHFQVQIPKIDVYHYDIDIKPEKRPRRVNREVVDTMVRHFKMQIFGDRQPGYDGKRNMYTAHPLPIGRDRVDLEVTLPGEGKDQTFKVSLQWVSVVSLQMLLEALSGHLNEVPEDSVQALDVITRHLPSMRYTPVGRSFFSPPEGYYHPLGGGREVWFGFHQSVRPAMWNMMLNIDVSATAFYRAQPVIEFMCEVLDIQNINEQTKPLTDSQRVKFTKEIRGLKVEVTHCGQMKRKYRVCNVTRRPASHQTFPLQLENGQAMECTVAQYFKQKYNLQLKYPHLPCLQVGQEQKHTYLPLEVCNIVAGQRCIKKLTDNQTSTMIKATARSAPDRQEEISRLVKSNSMVGGPDPYLKEFGIVVHNDMTEVTGRVLPAPMLQYGGRVSTDTGRDCGRGLSPQNKTVATPNQGVWDMRGKQFYAGIEIKVWAVACFAPQKQCREDLLKSFTDQLRKISKDAGMPIQGQPCFCKYAQGADSVEPMFKHLKMSYVGLQLIVVILPGKTPVYAEVKRVGDTLLGMATQCVQVKNVVKTSPQTLSNLCLKINAKLGGINNVLVPHQRPSVFQQPVIFLGADVTHPPAGDGKKPSIAAVVGSMDGHPSRYCATVRVQTSRQDMSQEQLFSQEVIQDLTNMVRELLIQFYKSTRFKPTRIIYYRGGVSEGQMKQVAWPELIAIRKACISLEEDYRPGITYIVVQKRHHTRLFCSDKAERVGKSGNVPAGTTVDSTITHPSEFDFYLCSHAGIQGTSRPSHYHVLWDDNCFTADELQLLTYQLCHTYVRCTRSVSIPAPAYYARLVAFRARYHLVDKDHDSAEGSHVSGQSNGRDPQALAKAVQIHYDTQHTMYFA, from the exons ATGGAAGCGCTCGGACCCG GCCCGCCTGCTCCTACCTCTCTGTTCCAGCCTCCGCGGCGTCCCGGCCTTGGCACGGTGGGGAAACCCATCCGTCTCCTGGCCAACCACTTCCAAGTGCAGATTCCCAAGATTGATGTCTATCATTATGATATTGACAtcaagcctgagaaacggccgcGGAGGGTCAACAG GGAGGTGGTGGACACCATGGTGCGGCACTTCAAAATGCAAATTTTTGGAGATCGACAACCTGGCTATGATGGGAAGAGGAACATGTACACAGCGCACCCACTGCCGATTGGGAGGGACAGG GTGGATTTGGAGGTGACCCTACCTGGCGAAGGCAAAGATCAAACCTTCAAGGTTTCCTTGCAGTGGGTGTCTGTGGTCAGCCTCCAGATGCTCCTCGAAGCGTTGTCCGGACACCTGAACGAAGTCCCGGAGGACTCCGTTCAGGCTCTGGATGTCATCACGCGGCATCTCCCTTCCATGAG ATACACTCCAGTGGGGCgttccttcttttctcctcctGAGGGCTACTACCATCCTTTAGGTGGAGGCAGGGAAGTGTGGTTCGGTTTCCATCAGTCCGTCCGTCCCGCCATGTGGAACATGATGCTTAACATCGACG TGTCGGCCACTGCTTTCTACCGTGCCCAGCCTGTTATCGAGTTCATGTGCGAAGTTTTAGATATCCAGAACATCAACGAACAAACCAAACCCCTGACTGATTCGCAGCGTGTCAAATTTACCAAGGAAATTAGAG GATTAAAAGTGGAGGTCACCCACTGTGGCCAGATGAAGAGGAAGTACCGAGTGTGCAACGTCACCCGCCGACCGGCTAGCCACCAAAC GTTCCCCTTACAGCTGGAGAATGGCCAGGCAATGGAGTGCACCGTCGCCCAGTATTttaagcagaagtacaatctgcAACTCAAGTATCCTCATTTGCCCTGTCTGCAAGTAGGACAGGAACAGAAGCACACTTATCTGCCATTGGAG GTCTGCAACATTGTAGCCGGACAACGCTGTATCAAGAAACTCACAGACAACCAGACGTCTACTATGATCAAAGCTACCGCTCGTTCCGCCCCTGATAGACAAGAAGAGATCAGCAGACTG GTCAAAAGCAACAGCATGGTCGGGGGTCCGGACCCGTACCTGAAAGAATTTGGCATTGTGGTTCATAATGACATGACCGAGGTGACCGGACGAGTGCTCCCCGCTCCCATGCTACAGTATGGGGGCCGGGTGAGTACAGATACAGGGAGGGACTGCGGCAGG GGACTCTCTCCGCAGAATAAAACGGTGGCCACGCCCAATCAGGGCGTCTGGGATATGAGAGGCAAGCAGTTCTACGCCGGGATCGAGATCAAGGTCTGGGCCGTGGCTTGCTTCGCGCCGCAGAAACAATGCAGAGAGGATCTGCTCAA GAGCTTCACTGACCAATTGCGTAAGATCTCAAAGGATGCCGGGATGCCCATTCAGGGCCAGCCATGTTTCTGTAAATACGCCCAAGGGGCGGATAGTGTGGAGCCCATGTTTAAACACCTCAAGATGTCCTACGTCGGGCTGCAGCTCATTGTTGTCATCCTGCCTGGAAAAACACCCGTCTATG CTGAGGTGAAGCGTGTGGGGGACACTCTCCTCGGAATGGCCACCCAGTGTGTTCAGGTGAAGAATGTGGTCAAGACGTCCCCGCAAACGCTCTCCAACCTCTGCCTCAAGATCAATGCCAAGCTGGGAGGCATCAACAACGTCCTGGTGCCGCACCAGAG GCCGTCCGTGTTCCAGCAGCCCGTCATCTTCCTGGGCGCAGATGTCACTCATCCCCCAGCAGGTGATGGCAAGAAACCATCCATAGCGGCGGTGGTGGGCAGCATGGACGGCCACCCGAGCCGTTACTGCGCCACAGTTCGAGTCCAGACGTCCCGTCAAGACATGTCCCAG GAGCAGCTCTTCAGTCAGGAGGTCATTCAAGACCTGACCAACATGGTGCGGGAGCTACTGATCCAGTTTTACAAGTCCACACGCTTCAAGCCAACCCGTATCATCTATTATCGCGGCGGTGTGTCTGAAGGCCAGATGAAACAG gtcgctTGGCCGGAGTTGATAGCCATCAGGAAGGCGTGCATCAGTCTGGAGGAGGACTACCGGCCGGGTATTACCTACATTGTGGTCCAGAAGCGCCATCACACTCGTCTTTTCTGCTCTGATAAAGCTGAGAGG gttgGGAAGAGTGGCAACGTACCAGCCGGCACCACGGTGGACAGCACCATCACGCATCCGTCCGAGTTTGATTTCTATCTGTGCAGCCACGCTGGAATTCAG GGTACCAGTCGTCCATCCCACTACCACGTCCTGTGGGACGACAACTGTTTCACGGCCGACGAACTGCAGCTTCTCACCTACCAGCTGTGCCACACTTACGTCCGCTGCACGCGCTCCGTCTCCATCCCGGCGCCCGCTTACTACGCCAGGCTGGTGGCTTTCCGGGCTCGATACCATCTGGTGGACAAAGACCATGACAG tgCTGAGGGAAGCCATGTGTCAGGCCAGAGTAACGGCCGTGACCCTCAGGCTTTAGCCAAGGCGGTTCAGATCCACTATGACACCCAGCACACCATGTACTTCGCCTAA